TGCCAGAAATCCGTGAGGCGCATCCCCTCAGTATCGTCGCCGCCGAGAGGCGCACGGACCTCGAGGACCCCGGCGCGCTCACATGACCTTCGTGCCGTACATCTCTCCCAGCGGATCGGCGAGCAGTTCCAGGCGTGCTCCGTCCGGGTCGCGGAAGTAGATCGAGGCGTCGCTCTCCACCTGGTACGGGACTCCGGCGTCGTCCAGCTTGCCGCGCAGCCTCTCCCACTTGCCGCGTTCGACGGAGATGGCGATGTGGTGGAGGCCCCCGAGCACCTCCTTGTACTGCGGCAGGTCGAGCCCCGGGAGGTCGAAGAACGCCAGCAGGTTGCCGTTGCCGATGTCGAAGAAGAAGTGGTTGGAGCCTTTGTAGTCCCGGTTCTCGAATATCTCGGTCAGCGGGAACTCCAGGAGTCCCTGGTAGAAGCCGATGGTCCGCTCGACGTCGGAGCAGATCAGTGCGAAGTGGTGCAGGCCGCGAGCGCTGCTTTCGGGCCGCCGTGCGTGGATGTGCTGTTCCCGTATACGTTCCCGGGCCGCATCGATCGCCGCGTAGTCGATGTCCATGGTCCCAGATGACGTCCCGTGTGTCCCGAATGTCAAGACCGGCCAGGTCACCGGGCTTCGGAGCGGGTACGGAGCGGGACCGCCGCCGGCGGCGGACGGCGGACGTTTTCTGTCGGTGGCGGGTTGCATGATGGGACGGTGACCGCTTCCGTGCTCGACCATTTCACACCGGTGACCAGGCGATGGTTCACCGGCGCCTTCGCCGCGCCGACGGCCGCGCAGGAAGGCGCCTGGCGGTCGATCGCGCGAGGCGACAACACCCTCGTGGTGGCTCCCACCGGCTCCGGCAAGACCCTGGCCGCGTTCCTGTGGTCCCTGGACCGCCTGGCGGCCGCTCACATGGCCGAGAGGCCGGCGGGGTCGCGTGCGGCGGAGGACGGCTCCGCGAAGGGTGCGAGGGGCCGAGGCAAGAAGAAGGACCCGGCGCCGCGGCGCTGCCGGGTGGTATACGTGTCGCCGCTCAAGGCGCTGGCGGTCGACGTCGAGCGCAATCTCCGCGCTCCGCTCGCCGGCATCGGCCAGGCGGCACGCGCCATGGGGCTGACCGCGCCGGAGGTCTCGGTGGCCGTCCGGTCCGGTGACACCACGACCGAGGACCGCCGCCGCTTCGCCTCCCGGCCCTCCGACATCCTGATCACCACCCCCGAGTCGCTCTACCTTCTGCTGACCAGCAAGGCGCGTGACGCGCTGCGCGAGGTCGACACCGTCATCGTCGACGAGGTGCACGCCGTGGCGGGCGCCAAGCGCGGCGCTCACCTGGCGGTGACGCTGGAGCGGCTCGACACCCTGCTCCCCCGGCCCGCGCAGCGCATCGGCCTGTCGGCCACGGTCCGGCCGGTGAGCGAGATCGCGACGTTCCTCGGCGGCTCCCGGCCCGCCGCGGTCGTGCAGCCGCCGTCCGACAAGGTCATCGAGGTCGAGGTGATCGTTCCCGTCGAGGACATGACCGAGTTGGACGGCCCGCCGCGCCGGCCGTCCGTCCGAGGCGGCGAGCCAGGCGAGCCCGTGGCACCCGGCCTCGCCGAGGAGAGCGAGTCGCCGTGGGCCACGGAGGACCCGCCTCGGCGGTCGATCTGGCCGCACGTCGAGGAGCATCTGCTCGGCCTGATCGGCTCCCACCGCTCGACCATCGTCTTCGCCAACTCCCGCCGACTGGCCGAGCGCCTGTGCTCCCGCCTCAACGAGCTGGCGTTCGAGCGTTCCTCCACCGGGGAGGGCACCCCCGTTCCGGGGCCGGCGACCAGGCCGGCCCCCGCGGAGATCATGGCGCAGGCGGGTGCGGCCAAAGGCGTGGTGCCCGAGATCGTGCGGGCCCACCACGGCTCGGTGTCCAAGGAGCAGCGGGCCCAGATCGAGGAGGAGTTGAAGTCCGGCCGGCTGCCGGCGGTGGTGGCGACGTCCAGCCTGGAGCTCGGCATCGACATGGGGGCCGTCGACCTCGTGGCCTGTGTGGAGGCGCCGCCGAGCGTGGCGAGCGGTCTGCAGCGCATCGGCCGCGCGGGCCACCAGGTCGGCGCGGTCTCCAAGGGTGTGATCTTCCCCAAGTACCGCGGCGATCTGATCCAGACGGCCGTCGTCTCCGAACGCATGCGGGCCGGCCAGATCGAGGAGACCCGCTGTCCCCGCAATCCCCTTGACGTGCTGGCCCAGCAGATCGTGGCGATGTGCGCACTGGACGAGTGGACGGTCGACGAGCTGGAGACCGTGATCCGCCGCGCCGCGCCGTACGCGACGCTGCCGCGCAGCGCGCTGGAGGCCACGCTGGACATGCTGGCCGGTCGTTACCCGAGCGACGAGTTCGCCGAGCTGCGGCCTCGTGTGGTGTGGGACCGCGTGACGGGCCGGATCACCGGCCGTCCCGGCGCGCAGCGCCTCGCGGTGACCAACGCCGGCACCATCCCCGACCGCGGCATGTTCGGCGTGTTCCTGGCCGGTGGCGGCGAGGGCCGCGGCGGCCGGCGGGTCGGCGAGCTGGACGAGGAGATGGTGTACGAGTCCCGCGTGGGTGACGTCTTCGTGCTGGGGGCCACCTCGTGGCGCATCGAGGACATCACCGCCGACCGTGTGCTGGTCTCCCCCGCTCCGGGCCGTCCGGGCAAGCTGCCGTTCTGGCACGGCGACTCCCCCGGCCGTCCGGCGGAGCTCGGCCGAGCGCTCGGCGCGTTCCTGCGCGACATGTCAGGCGGCGACGAGTCCCGGCTCACCGCGGCCGGTCTCGACGGTTTCGCCTCGGCCAACCTGCTCGCCTACCTCGCCGAGCAGCGCGAGGCCACCGGGTACGTCCCGGACGACCGCACCCTGGTGGTCGAGCGGTTCCACGACGAGCTCGGCGACTGGCGTGTCGTGATCCACACGCCGTACGGCGCGCGGGTGCACGCTCCGTGGGCCCTCGCGATCGCCCGGCGGCTGCGTGAGCGGTACGGCATGGACATGCAGGCCCTCCACTCCGACGACGGCATCGTGCTGCGCCTTCCCGACACCATGGATGATCCGCCGGCCGATGTGGCGGTGTTCGACCCCGACGAGCTCGAACAGATCGTCACCGAGGAGCTCGGCGGGTCGGCGCTGTTCGCGTCACGGTTCCGTGAGTGCGCGGGCCGTGCGCTGCTGCTGCCGCGGCGCAACCCCGGCCGTCGTTCGCCGCTCTGGCAGCAGCGGCAGCGCGCCGCCGATCTGATGAAGGTCGCGAGCAAGTACGGCTCGTTCCCCATCGTGCTGGAGACGATGCGTGAGTGCCTGCAGGACGTGTTCGACGTGCCGGGCCTGGTGGGGCTGATGCGTGACATCGCCGCGCGCCGGGTGCGGGTGGTCGAGGTCGAGACCGGCCAGGCGTCGCCGTTCGCGGCGTCGCTGATGTTCGCGTACGTCGGGGCCTTCATGTACGAGGGGGACGCGCCGCTGGCGGAGCGTCGGGCCCAGGCGCTGGCGCTCGACACCCATCTGCTCGCGGAGCTCCTCGGCCAGGCCGACCTGCGCGAGCTGCTCGACCCCGATGTGGTGGCCGACACCGAGCGTGAGCTGGCCCGCCTGGACCGTCCGCTCCGCGACGCCGAGGACCTCGCCGACCTCCTGCGCACCCACGGCCCGCTCCTGGCCGAGGACGTCGCGGTGCGGGACGGCGCGCCGGGGTGGCTCGCCGATCTGGAGTCGGCGCGGCGGGCCATCCGCATCCGGCTGGCCGGGGTGGAGCAGTGGGCCGCCGTCGAGGACGCCGCGCGGCTGCGCGACGCGCTCGGCGTCCCGCTGCCTGTGGGGGTGCCGCACGCCTTCCTTGAGCCGGTCGCCGACCCGCTCGGCGACCTGCTGGCCCGGCACGCGCGCACCCGGGGCCCGTTCGCCGCCGAGACGGCCGCCGCCAGGTTCGGCCTCGGAGTCGCGGTGGTGACCGACGCGCTGCGGCGTCTCACCGCCACCGGCCGGGTGGTCTGCGGGGAGTTCCGGCCGGGTGGCAGGGGTGAGGAGTGGTGCGACGCCGGTGTGCTGCGGTCGTTGCGCCGCCGTTCCCTGGCGCGGCTGCGCAAGGAGGTCGAGCCGGTCCCGCCTGAGGTCCTCGGCGCGTTCTCACCGGCCTGGCACGGCATCACCGGCGGCCGTCCCGCGCGCGGCATCGACGCGCTGGTGCACGCCATCGAGCAGTTGCAGGGGGCCGCGGTGCCGGCGTCGGCGCTGGAGACGCTGGTGCTGCCCGGCCGGGTCCAGGGGTACGAGCCCGCGCTGCTCGACGAGCTGACCGCGTCCGGTGAGGTCGTGTGGGCCGGTCAGGGATCGCTGCCCGGCGGGGACGGCTGGGTGGCGCTGTACTTCGCCGACACCGCGCCGCTGCTGCTGCCGCAGCCGGCCGAGATCACCATGACCCCGCTGCACGAGGAGATCGTGTCGGCGCTCGGCGGCGGTGGAGCGCTGTTCTTCCGGGACCTTTCCACGAGAGTCGGTTCCACGGACGACGGAGCGCTCGCCACCGCGCTGTGGGATCTGGTGTGGTCGGGCCGGTTGTCCGGCGACACCATGGCCCCCCTGCGTTCCGTCCTCGGCTCCGGCCGTCCCGCGCACCGGCCTTCCTCCTCCACCCGCCGCCGGCGTGCCGTCCTCCCCACCCGTTCCGGCCCACCCACCGTCAGCGGCCGCTGGTGGGCACTGCCCGAGCCGTCCACCGACGTCACCCAGCGTTCCCACGCGCAGGCGGAGGTCCTGCTGGAGCGCCACGGCGTCCTGACCAAAGGCGTGATGGGTGCCGAACGCCTGGCCGGGGGTTTCGGCGCCGTGTACCCCGTCCTGCGCGCCTTCGAGGAGTCCGGCCGCTGCCGCCGCGGCTACTTCGTCGAGAGCCTCGGCGGGGCTCAGTTCGCTCTCCCCGGCGCGGTGGATCGCATGCGCGCCATCGCCGCCGACCTGTCGTCCCGCAGTACCTCGCCGGCGTCTTCGGTCCCTGGGTCATCTCCCCTGGATCGGTTTCCGGGATCGCCGGACCAGACCCCCGGTCGGATCACTGCGGGCCCGTCCACGGAAATGGGACCGGCCTCGGCACCACCGGCCATGGGACCGGCCCTCGGACCGGTGAGCCGGCCGTACGGCGTCGTGCCGGGGGCCCGTTCCGCGGACGCCGGCCGCCGCGCGGTGGTGCTGGCCGCCGCCGACCCCGCCAATCCGTACGGCGCCGCCTTGTCCTGGCCGGCCCACCCCGGTGAGGTGACACACAAACCCGGCCGTAAGGCGGGCTCCCTGGTCGTCCTGGTGGACGGCCACCTGGTCCTCTATGTGGAAAGAGGCGGCCGCACCCTGCTCTCCTTCACCGACGACGACCGTCTCCAGCCTGCCGTGG
The window above is part of the Sphaerisporangium rubeum genome. Proteins encoded here:
- a CDS encoding VOC family protein gives rise to the protein MDIDYAAIDAARERIREQHIHARRPESSARGLHHFALICSDVERTIGFYQGLLEFPLTEIFENRDYKGSNHFFFDIGNGNLLAFFDLPGLDLPQYKEVLGGLHHIAISVERGKWERLRGKLDDAGVPYQVESDASIYFRDPDGARLELLADPLGEMYGTKVM
- a CDS encoding ATP-dependent helicase, whose product is MTASVLDHFTPVTRRWFTGAFAAPTAAQEGAWRSIARGDNTLVVAPTGSGKTLAAFLWSLDRLAAAHMAERPAGSRAAEDGSAKGARGRGKKKDPAPRRCRVVYVSPLKALAVDVERNLRAPLAGIGQAARAMGLTAPEVSVAVRSGDTTTEDRRRFASRPSDILITTPESLYLLLTSKARDALREVDTVIVDEVHAVAGAKRGAHLAVTLERLDTLLPRPAQRIGLSATVRPVSEIATFLGGSRPAAVVQPPSDKVIEVEVIVPVEDMTELDGPPRRPSVRGGEPGEPVAPGLAEESESPWATEDPPRRSIWPHVEEHLLGLIGSHRSTIVFANSRRLAERLCSRLNELAFERSSTGEGTPVPGPATRPAPAEIMAQAGAAKGVVPEIVRAHHGSVSKEQRAQIEEELKSGRLPAVVATSSLELGIDMGAVDLVACVEAPPSVASGLQRIGRAGHQVGAVSKGVIFPKYRGDLIQTAVVSERMRAGQIEETRCPRNPLDVLAQQIVAMCALDEWTVDELETVIRRAAPYATLPRSALEATLDMLAGRYPSDEFAELRPRVVWDRVTGRITGRPGAQRLAVTNAGTIPDRGMFGVFLAGGGEGRGGRRVGELDEEMVYESRVGDVFVLGATSWRIEDITADRVLVSPAPGRPGKLPFWHGDSPGRPAELGRALGAFLRDMSGGDESRLTAAGLDGFASANLLAYLAEQREATGYVPDDRTLVVERFHDELGDWRVVIHTPYGARVHAPWALAIARRLRERYGMDMQALHSDDGIVLRLPDTMDDPPADVAVFDPDELEQIVTEELGGSALFASRFRECAGRALLLPRRNPGRRSPLWQQRQRAADLMKVASKYGSFPIVLETMRECLQDVFDVPGLVGLMRDIAARRVRVVEVETGQASPFAASLMFAYVGAFMYEGDAPLAERRAQALALDTHLLAELLGQADLRELLDPDVVADTERELARLDRPLRDAEDLADLLRTHGPLLAEDVAVRDGAPGWLADLESARRAIRIRLAGVEQWAAVEDAARLRDALGVPLPVGVPHAFLEPVADPLGDLLARHARTRGPFAAETAAARFGLGVAVVTDALRRLTATGRVVCGEFRPGGRGEEWCDAGVLRSLRRRSLARLRKEVEPVPPEVLGAFSPAWHGITGGRPARGIDALVHAIEQLQGAAVPASALETLVLPGRVQGYEPALLDELTASGEVVWAGQGSLPGGDGWVALYFADTAPLLLPQPAEITMTPLHEEIVSALGGGGALFFRDLSTRVGSTDDGALATALWDLVWSGRLSGDTMAPLRSVLGSGRPAHRPSSSTRRRRAVLPTRSGPPTVSGRWWALPEPSTDVTQRSHAQAEVLLERHGVLTKGVMGAERLAGGFGAVYPVLRAFEESGRCRRGYFVESLGGAQFALPGAVDRMRAIAADLSSRSTSPASSVPGSSPLDRFPGSPDQTPGRITAGPSTEMGPASAPPAMGPALGPVSRPYGVVPGARSADAGRRAVVLAAADPANPYGAALSWPAHPGEVTHKPGRKAGSLVVLVDGHLVLYVERGGRTLLSFTDDDRLQPAVDALALAVRDGALGKLTVEKADGESITTSPLAKALESAGFHPTPRGLRLRA